One Natrinema longum genomic window carries:
- a CDS encoding rhodanese-like domain-containing protein, with protein MVSPAWLEANRDAGSVVVVDVREARDYEELGHVPDAVTVPADRFRDPSSVADGKLPAADDFAALLSAAGIDREDTIVAYGDDGGPLAARFLLTATVYGHEGNRYLLDGGLEAWLEAGDRSLSTDAPDPEPTAYEARLRDDAPIVDREDVDAAVEGDAVVVDTRTAAEYEQSRVPGAVHLDWADLLEDGWLRDEGALEELLAERGITPDARVVLYCNTARRLSHTYVTLRHLGYEDVAFYEGSLTDWVRAEAPEWDPLELQEQVRYYADNGGFEAMVDELGEDVLGRLKLIGLYHQKQRGYFMLRTRAPGGVLTAEQARTVGEVADEFARAPEAYGGPDQNPVFGDGYLDVTTRQDVQMHWIEIEDVAEIWDRYDAVGLSTMQACGNSVRNVVGCPAAGLDPDETVDIQPVVERVSKRFLGDHHYANLPRKFKVSVTGCHEDCARSGIQDLGLTPARKDGRDGFLARVGGGLSDGPRVASDIDLFVEPDQVEDLVAAMADLFMDHGSYLDTAVNRLRFLVAEFGPEAFREELATYADFEFVEPDETLTMDYRGDHVGVHEQGDGRSYVGLNVPTGRLAGAEFADLARLAADLGDDEFRLTPNQNVLVPHLDDDELEDLLADPLLERYSPDPGPFTRGIVTCTGREFCNYGIIETKNRAIRWARELDDWATEAGIADDHEAIRIHMSGCSASCAQPQLGDFGLRGEVYRDDYESGRAADLGLGGDLGNDEFIDWLVGKIPIGDVPGVVKATMRAYDADSEPGESFTEWTRRTSNAALREIVTDEPARDPPAIGTEVS; from the coding sequence ATCGTCTCGCCGGCGTGGCTCGAGGCCAACCGCGACGCGGGTTCGGTGGTCGTCGTCGACGTCCGGGAGGCCCGCGACTACGAGGAACTGGGGCACGTCCCGGACGCGGTCACCGTCCCGGCCGATCGGTTCCGGGATCCCAGCAGCGTCGCCGATGGAAAGCTCCCGGCCGCCGACGACTTCGCGGCGCTCCTGTCCGCGGCCGGAATCGATCGCGAGGATACCATCGTCGCCTACGGTGACGACGGCGGCCCGCTCGCGGCGCGGTTTCTGCTGACCGCCACCGTCTACGGCCACGAAGGGAATCGCTATCTGCTCGACGGCGGCCTCGAGGCGTGGCTCGAGGCGGGAGATCGATCCCTCTCGACCGACGCCCCCGATCCCGAACCGACTGCCTACGAGGCTCGCCTCCGGGACGATGCGCCGATCGTCGACCGCGAGGACGTCGACGCTGCCGTCGAAGGCGACGCCGTCGTGGTCGACACCCGAACCGCCGCGGAGTACGAGCAGTCGCGGGTTCCCGGAGCCGTCCACCTCGACTGGGCGGACCTGCTCGAGGACGGCTGGCTCAGAGACGAGGGGGCGCTCGAGGAGCTACTCGCCGAGCGCGGGATCACGCCGGATGCACGGGTCGTCCTCTACTGTAACACGGCGCGGCGACTCAGCCATACCTACGTCACGCTTCGACACCTGGGCTACGAGGACGTGGCCTTCTACGAGGGGAGCCTGACGGACTGGGTGCGCGCCGAAGCGCCGGAGTGGGACCCCCTCGAGTTGCAGGAGCAGGTCCGCTACTACGCCGACAACGGCGGCTTCGAGGCGATGGTCGACGAGTTGGGCGAGGACGTGCTGGGCCGCCTGAAATTGATCGGGCTCTACCACCAGAAACAGCGGGGCTACTTCATGCTCCGGACGCGGGCCCCCGGCGGCGTCCTCACCGCCGAGCAGGCCCGCACCGTCGGCGAGGTTGCCGACGAGTTCGCGAGGGCTCCCGAGGCCTACGGCGGCCCCGACCAGAACCCGGTCTTCGGCGACGGCTACCTCGACGTGACGACGCGTCAGGACGTCCAGATGCACTGGATCGAGATCGAGGACGTCGCCGAGATCTGGGACCGCTACGACGCGGTCGGACTCTCGACGATGCAGGCCTGCGGGAACTCGGTGCGCAACGTCGTCGGCTGTCCCGCGGCCGGGCTCGACCCCGACGAGACCGTCGACATCCAGCCCGTCGTCGAGCGGGTGAGCAAGCGGTTCCTCGGCGACCACCACTACGCCAACCTCCCCCGGAAGTTCAAGGTCAGCGTCACCGGCTGTCACGAGGACTGCGCACGGTCGGGCATTCAGGACCTCGGGCTGACGCCCGCCCGCAAGGACGGTCGCGATGGGTTCCTCGCGCGGGTCGGTGGGGGCCTCTCGGACGGCCCGCGAGTCGCTAGCGACATCGATCTGTTCGTCGAACCCGACCAGGTCGAGGACCTCGTCGCCGCGATGGCCGACCTGTTCATGGACCACGGGAGCTACCTCGACACCGCGGTCAACCGGCTGCGATTCCTCGTCGCCGAATTCGGACCCGAGGCGTTCCGCGAGGAACTCGCAACCTACGCCGACTTCGAGTTCGTCGAGCCCGACGAGACCCTGACGATGGACTACCGCGGGGATCACGTCGGCGTCCACGAACAGGGTGACGGCCGCTCGTACGTCGGGTTGAACGTCCCGACTGGCCGTCTGGCCGGCGCGGAGTTCGCCGACCTCGCTCGTCTGGCCGCGGATCTCGGCGACGACGAGTTCCGCCTGACGCCCAACCAGAACGTCCTCGTCCCGCATCTGGACGACGACGAACTCGAGGACTTGCTCGCGGACCCGCTGCTCGAGCGCTACAGCCCGGATCCGGGGCCGTTCACCCGCGGGATCGTCACCTGCACGGGTCGGGAGTTCTGCAACTACGGGATCATCGAAACCAAAAACCGGGCGATCAGATGGGCCCGCGAGTTGGACGACTGGGCCACCGAGGCCGGGATCGCCGACGATCACGAGGCGATCCGAATCCACATGTCCGGCTGCTCGGCCTCCTGTGCCCAGCCACAACTGGGTGACTTCGGGCTGCGCGGCGAGGTCTACCGCGACGACTACGAGTCCGGGCGAGCGGCCGACCTCGGGCTCGGCGGCGACCTCGGGAACGACGAGTTCATCGACTGGCTCGTCGGGAAGATCCCGATCGGCGACGTGCCCGGTGTCGTGAAGGCAACGATGCGCGCCTACGACGCCGACAGCGAGCCCGGCGAGTCGTTCACCGAGTGGACGCGCCGGACATCGAACGCGGCGCTGCGGGAGATCGTTACTGACGAGCCGGCGCGCGACCCGCCAGCCATCGGGACGGAGGTGAGCTAG
- a CDS encoding cold-shock protein, with the protein MAKGNVDFFNDTGGYGFISTDDADDDVFFHMEDVGGPDLEEGTEIEFDIEQAPKGPRATNVVRT; encoded by the coding sequence ATGGCGAAAGGTAACGTTGATTTCTTCAACGACACAGGCGGCTACGGTTTCATTTCGACGGACGACGCGGACGACGACGTGTTCTTCCACATGGAAGATGTTGGCGGTCCGGACCTCGAAGAAGGCACAGAGATCGAATTCGACATCGAACAGGCTCCCAAGGGCCCACGCGCGACGAACGTCGTCCGAACGTAA
- a CDS encoding cell division protein SepF yields the protein MGLMSKILGGDQSRTVEDYAELDLDDASTSPAEATMQVHIAEVGGQADAIDIKDAVYDGDIVIADITRLRTEDSTVEHIVDELRQVAQEVDGDIVRKGDDQMIITPTGVRISREKLGQKL from the coding sequence ATGGGACTCATGAGCAAAATTCTCGGTGGCGACCAGTCCAGAACCGTCGAGGACTACGCCGAACTGGATCTCGACGACGCCTCGACGAGCCCGGCCGAGGCGACGATGCAAGTACACATCGCGGAGGTCGGGGGCCAGGCCGATGCGATCGACATCAAAGACGCCGTCTACGACGGCGACATCGTCATCGCGGACATCACACGCCTGCGGACCGAGGACAGCACCGTCGAACACATCGTCGACGAACTACGCCAGGTCGCACAGGAAGTCGACGGCGATATCGTCCGGAAAGGCGACGACCAGATGATCATCACGCCGACCGGGGTTCGGATCAGTCGCGAAAAACTGGGCCAGAAACTGTAG
- a CDS encoding UPF0058 family protein has product MKSQEHIHLHALLFEVRRDLEQEGTVPPGAFDTYDEQPVRPTHIHKGKEAHKNGIKLLLKGIRRSIQKHPPPENAPPT; this is encoded by the coding sequence ATGAAAAGCCAAGAGCACATCCACCTTCATGCATTGCTGTTCGAAGTGCGTCGAGACCTCGAACAGGAGGGGACCGTTCCACCTGGCGCGTTCGACACCTACGATGAACAACCAGTTCGCCCCACTCACATTCACAAGGGGAAGGAAGCACACAAGAACGGGATCAAACTGCTGTTGAAAGGGATTAGGCGATCCATTCAAAAACACCCACCTCCGGAGAACGCGCCGCCGACGTGA
- a CDS encoding RNA-binding protein: MQVKSRHHLRSDAVSDLEDTLEEQLGVSPAGEAYERVEFEDTDWEVILIDGEPQVAYFDDAPFLTVRGANAYDPEKRLVTVDAGAVSFVSDGADVMRPGITEATDDVSPDDLVVIAEESHGKVLAIGRARVDGADMVGEEGKVVDSLHHVGDELYEFTG; this comes from the coding sequence CTCGACACCACCTCCGCAGCGATGCCGTCTCGGATCTCGAGGACACCCTCGAGGAGCAACTCGGCGTCTCGCCTGCGGGTGAAGCCTACGAGCGCGTCGAGTTCGAGGACACCGACTGGGAGGTTATCCTCATCGACGGCGAACCACAGGTCGCCTACTTCGACGATGCCCCGTTCCTGACGGTTCGCGGTGCGAACGCTTACGATCCCGAGAAACGGCTGGTCACCGTCGACGCGGGGGCCGTCTCCTTCGTCAGCGACGGGGCCGACGTGATGCGACCGGGAATCACCGAGGCGACCGACGACGTCTCGCCGGACGATCTGGTCGTCATCGCCGAGGAATCCCACGGGAAGGTCCTCGCGATCGGTCGCGCCCGCGTCGACGGCGCGGACATGGTCGGCGAGGAAGGCAAGGTCGTCGATTCGCTCCACCACGTCGGTGACGAACTCTACGAGTTTACCGGGTAG